In a genomic window of Streptomyces noursei ATCC 11455:
- a CDS encoding DUF192 domain-containing protein: MGSWVDGRGVLEVAGVEVPVEVAASYRARTRGLLGRDGIVGALLLTPASGVHTFGMRFAIDVAYLNRDFVVVDVCTMRPGRLGRPRLRARHVVEAEAGAMAGWGLRPGVRVRVGGARG, encoded by the coding sequence ATGGGGAGTTGGGTGGACGGGCGGGGCGTTCTGGAGGTCGCGGGCGTCGAGGTTCCGGTGGAGGTCGCGGCGTCCTACCGGGCCCGGACCCGGGGGTTGTTGGGCCGGGACGGGATCGTGGGGGCGCTGCTGCTGACGCCGGCGAGCGGGGTGCACACGTTCGGGATGCGGTTCGCGATCGATGTGGCCTATCTGAACCGGGACTTCGTGGTGGTCGACGTGTGCACCATGCGGCCGGGGCGGTTGGGGCGGCCGCGGCTGCGGGCCCGGCACGTGGTGGAGGCGGAGGCCGGGGCGATGGCCGGGTGGGGACTGCGCCCGGGAGTGCGGGTGCGGGTCGGGGGCGCCCGGGGGTGA
- a CDS encoding Cmx/CmrA family chloramphenicol efflux MFS transporter has product MPLAVHLLGLAIFAQGTSEFMLSGLLPDVATDLGVSIPDAGLLVSAFAIGMVVGAPVLAVATLRVPRRTALIGFQLVFVAGHVIGALAPAYGVLFATRILSALAYAGFWAVAAATAVSLVPAESRGRAMSVVGMGLTLATVVGVPAGTLLSQHAGWRAAFWAVAALTVLSALSLLTALPTARRTTHIPSVRRELTGLARPQLWLSYLVTTLTFGAGVVTFSYLAPLLTEVTGLPAGWVPAVLSLYGVGGLIGITVGGRYADSAPLRTLTLGAALLTLASAALALAAADLTATLALVLLLGFTAYLVNPVVQSRVFRLAPDAPTLVPAVNTSAFNVGITLTPMLGGATIDAGLGYPSVAWVGAATGLLGLIATAWAAALQRRARTAPAPLPVPPRTPASVTTER; this is encoded by the coding sequence ATGCCCCTCGCAGTCCACCTCCTGGGCCTGGCGATCTTCGCCCAGGGCACCTCCGAGTTCATGCTCTCCGGACTCCTCCCCGACGTCGCCACCGACCTCGGCGTCTCCATCCCCGACGCCGGCCTGCTGGTCTCCGCCTTCGCCATCGGCATGGTCGTCGGCGCCCCGGTACTCGCCGTCGCCACCCTCCGGGTCCCACGCCGCACCGCTCTGATCGGCTTCCAACTGGTCTTCGTCGCCGGCCATGTGATCGGCGCGCTGGCACCCGCCTACGGCGTCCTCTTCGCCACCCGCATCCTCAGCGCCCTCGCCTACGCCGGCTTCTGGGCGGTCGCCGCCGCCACCGCGGTGAGCCTGGTCCCGGCGGAATCACGGGGCAGGGCGATGTCCGTGGTCGGCATGGGGCTCACCCTCGCCACCGTCGTGGGCGTGCCCGCCGGCACCCTCCTCAGCCAACACGCCGGCTGGCGCGCGGCGTTCTGGGCGGTGGCGGCCCTGACCGTCCTCAGCGCCCTCTCCCTCCTGACCGCTCTCCCCACCGCCCGCCGCACCACCCACATCCCCTCCGTACGGCGTGAGTTGACCGGCCTGGCCCGCCCCCAGCTCTGGCTCTCCTACCTCGTCACCACCCTGACCTTCGGCGCCGGCGTGGTCACCTTCAGCTACCTCGCCCCGCTCCTGACCGAGGTGACCGGACTCCCCGCGGGCTGGGTCCCCGCCGTCCTCTCGCTCTACGGCGTCGGCGGCCTGATCGGCATCACCGTCGGCGGCCGATACGCCGACTCCGCGCCGCTGCGCACCCTCACCCTCGGCGCCGCCCTCCTCACCCTCGCCTCCGCCGCCCTGGCCCTCGCCGCCGCCGACCTCACCGCCACCCTCGCCCTGGTCCTCCTCCTCGGCTTCACCGCCTACCTCGTCAACCCCGTCGTCCAGTCCCGGGTCTTCCGCCTGGCCCCCGACGCCCCCACCCTGGTCCCCGCCGTGAACACCTCGGCCTTCAACGTCGGCATCACCCTCACCCCCATGCTCGGCGGAGCGACCATCGACGCCGGACTCGGCTACCCCTCCGTCGCCTGGGTCGGCGCCGCCACCGGCCTGCTCGGCCTCATCGCCACAGCCTGGGCCGCCGCCCTCCAACGCCGCGCCCGCACCGCGCCCGCACCGCTCCCGGTCCCACCGCGCACCCCGGCGAGCGTCACCACCGAGCGCTGA
- a CDS encoding TetR/AcrR family transcriptional regulator — translation MARPRKFDEGRAVDAAMEAFWAAGYEATSTQDLCDATGLGRSSIYNTFKSKHDLFERALARYMERKNGELTEFLDDDTRTARQKLRGILQRIIDEEFTRHPDGRGCLVVNTAIEVASHDAPVAATLERDYGVRLEMVRAVIERGQRDGDIAADRDSRTLAHLLIAAIGGIRVSARAGVDRAALEGVADATLTAF, via the coding sequence ATGGCCCGACCCAGGAAGTTCGACGAGGGGCGGGCGGTCGACGCCGCGATGGAGGCGTTCTGGGCCGCCGGCTATGAAGCGACGTCCACCCAGGACCTGTGCGACGCCACCGGCCTGGGCCGCAGCAGCATCTACAACACCTTCAAGAGCAAGCACGACCTCTTCGAGCGCGCCCTGGCCCGCTACATGGAGCGCAAGAACGGCGAACTCACCGAGTTCCTCGACGACGACACCCGCACCGCCCGCCAGAAGCTGCGCGGCATCCTCCAGCGCATCATCGACGAGGAGTTCACCCGCCACCCCGACGGTCGCGGCTGTCTCGTCGTCAACACCGCCATCGAGGTCGCGTCCCACGACGCCCCGGTGGCCGCCACCCTGGAGCGGGACTACGGCGTGCGCCTGGAAATGGTCCGCGCGGTGATCGAGCGCGGTCAGCGCGACGGCGACATCGCCGCCGACCGGGACTCCCGCACGCTCGCCCACCTCCTCATCGCCGCGATCGGCGGCATTCGCGTCTCGGCCCGCGCCGGCGTCGACCGCGCCGCCCTGGAGGGCGTCGCCGACGCCACCCTCACGGCCTTCTAG
- a CDS encoding OmpA family protein has protein sequence MTASRTALTAAAALLLTVALTAPAAHADPPGITEDTTAPVRIDPTNPNLRMVQGATLAPPKVLNIKSIVETDDGSERRQDTNDNITFALQAEVLFGKDSADLSTDALARISAIADEVRKQHATHLRVFGFTDNLGSAAHGLVLSKQRANAVQQELAVDLGSGITFEIRGYGEQYPIADNSTEAGRRKNRRVEVSFPRSGG, from the coding sequence ATGACCGCCTCCCGCACGGCCCTCACGGCCGCCGCCGCGCTCCTGCTGACCGTCGCCCTGACCGCCCCCGCCGCCCACGCCGACCCGCCGGGCATCACCGAGGACACCACCGCACCGGTCCGCATCGACCCCACCAACCCCAACCTGCGGATGGTCCAGGGCGCCACGCTCGCCCCGCCCAAGGTCCTCAACATCAAGTCCATCGTCGAGACCGACGACGGCTCCGAGCGCCGGCAGGACACCAACGACAACATCACCTTCGCGCTCCAGGCCGAGGTCCTCTTCGGCAAGGACAGCGCCGACCTGTCGACCGACGCGCTGGCCCGGATCAGCGCCATCGCCGACGAGGTCAGGAAGCAACACGCCACCCACCTGCGGGTCTTCGGCTTCACCGACAACCTCGGCTCCGCCGCGCACGGCCTGGTCCTGTCCAAGCAGCGCGCCAACGCCGTCCAGCAGGAACTCGCCGTCGACCTCGGCTCCGGGATCACCTTCGAGATCCGCGGCTACGGCGAGCAGTACCCGATCGCCGACAACAGCACCGAGGCCGGCCGTCGGAAGAACCGCCGCGTCGAGGTCAGCTTCCCGCGCAGCGGCGGCTGA